In one Tripterygium wilfordii isolate XIE 37 chromosome 22, ASM1340144v1, whole genome shotgun sequence genomic region, the following are encoded:
- the LOC119991209 gene encoding CBS domain-containing protein CBSCBSPB3-like, whose product MSSQVARRSNLTQKRGPVARKSAVTENGTNGNVSKPSSPPAQSSVSGDRTVKKLRLSKALTIPEGTTVSDACRRMAARRVNAVLLTDANALLSGIVTDKDIATRVIAEGLRPEQTIVSKIMTRNPIFVTSDSLAIEALQKMVQGKFRHLPVVENGEVIALLDITKCLYDAISRMEKAAEQGSAIAAAVEGVERQWGSNFSAPYAFIETMRERMFKPSLSTIIAEHTKPAISSPSDPVYVAAKKMRELHVNSVVVVTGNKLQGILTSKDILMRVVAQNLSPELTLVEKVMTPNPECATLETTILDALHIMHDGKFLHLPVVDKDGSVAACIDVLQISHAAISMVENGSGAVNDMANTMMQKFWDSALALEPPDDFDTHSEMSGLMTSDGTEHGKYPSLGLGNSFAFKFEDLKGRMHRFNCGSESLDELISGVMQRIGVVSDQDHAKLLYEDDEGDKVILATDVDLIGAVSHARSAGLKVLRLHLDFSDSSQQTSTQLSENVLSSGWTSLHTNVFASAVAITCVGVLVYLKRSNE is encoded by the exons ATGAGTAGCCAAGTTGCGAGGAGGAGCAATCTCACCCAGAAACGTGGCCCTGTCGCCAGAAAATCGGCGGTCACCGAGAACGGCACTAATGGAAATGTTTCTAAGCCATCTTCTCCTCCGGCACAATC GTCCGTGAGTGGAGACAGGACGGTGAAAAAGCTGAGGTTGTCCAAGGCCCTCACGATTCCTGAGGGGACAACTGTGTCCGATGCTTGCCGCAGGATGGCAGCTCGTCGTGTGAATGCTGTTTTGTTGACTGATGCCAATGCTTTACTCTCTGGGATTGTTACTGACAAG GACATTGCCACTAGGGTGATAGCCGAGGGGTTGAGACCTGAGCAAACGATAGTGTCGAAAATCATGACTCGAAATCCTATTTTCGTCACTTCAGATTCCTTAGCCATTGAAGCTCTCCAGAAGATGGTCCAGG GTAAATTCAGGCATCTTCCTGTTGTAGAGAATGGTGAAGTTATTGCGTTGCTTGATATCACGAAGTGCCTCTATGATGCTATATCCAGAATGGAGAAGGCCGCTGAGCAGGGTAGTGCCATTGCTGCTGCAGTGGAAGGGGTGGAACGTCAATGGGGAAGCAATTTTTCtg CTCCTTATGCGTTCATAGAAACTATGAGGGAGCGGATGTTCAAGCCCTCATTGTCAACAATAATTGCTGAACATACTAA GCCTGCGATTTCTTCTCCATCGGATCCTGTGTATGTTGCTGCGAAGAAGATGCGGGAGCTGCATGTTAATTCAGTTGTTGTTGTGACCGGAAACAAACTACAGGGGATACTCAC TTCGAAAGATATACTAATGCGAGTTGTGGCGCAAAATCTGTCACCTGAATTGACTTTGGTAGAAAAG GTAATGACACCAAATCCTGAATGTGCAACGCTAGAGACAACAATCCTTGATGCATTGCATATAATGCATGATGGGAAGTTTTTGCATCTTCCTGTTGTGGACAAAG ATGGATCTGTTGCTGCTTGTATCGATGTTCTGCAGATTTCTCATGCAGCAATTTCTATG GTTGAAAATGGCTCTGGAGCTGTCAACGATATGGCAAATACAATGATGCAGAAGTTCTGGGATTCAGCTCTTGCTTTGGAGCCACCAGATGATTTCGACACCCATAG TGAAATGTCTGGACTAATGACATCAGATGGTACAGAACATGGGAAATATCCATCTCTTGGTCTTGGAAATTCTTTTGCCTTCAAATTTGAGGATCTTAAGGGTCGCATGCATCGGTTCAATTGCG GTTCAGAAAGTTTAGATGAGTTGATCTCTGGTGTGATGCAAAGGATTGGTGTGGTTAGTGATCAAGATCATGCTAAGCTTTTG TATGAGGATGACGAAGGTGATAAAGTGATACTTGCCACTGATGTCGATCTTATTGGTGCTGTTAGCCATGCTAGATCAGCTGGATTGAAG GTCTTAAGGTTGCATCTAGACTTTTCGGATTCGAGCCAACAAACAAGTACCCAATTGAGTGAAAACGTCCTGAGTAGTGGATGGACATCTCTCCACACAAATGTCTTTGCAAGTGCAGTAGCTATAACATGCGTTGGAGTGCTTGTCTACTTGAAACGCTCTAATGAATAA
- the LOC119991210 gene encoding trafficking protein particle complex subunit 2-like isoform X2, translating into MATTACFIIVSRNDIPIYEAEVGSAAKREDAAQLHQFVLHAALDIVQDLAWTTSAMFLKAVDRFNDLAVSVYVTAGHTRFMLLHDSRNDDGIKSFFQDVHERYIKTLLNPLYLSDSRVTSSHFDTKVRAPARNYL; encoded by the exons ATGGCGACGACAGCTTGTTTTATCATCGTAAGCCGGAATGATATCCCTATATATGAAGCTGAAGTTGGATCTGCTGCTAAA AGAGAAGATGCTGCTCAGCTGCATCAATTCGTATTACATGCAGCTCTAGATATTGTTCAGGACCTTGCTTGGACTACTAGTGCcat GTTCTTGAAAGCAGTTGATAGGTTTAATGATCTGGCGGTGTCAGTATATGTGACGGCAGGTC ATACACGATTTATGCTACTTCATGACTCACGCAACGATGATGGAATCAAGAGCTTTTTCCAAGATGTTCATGAGCGTTATATAAAG ACTCTTCTCAATCCCCTCTATTTGTCTGATTCACGCGTTACGTCATCACATTTTGATACAAAAGTTCGTGCACCAGCTAGAAATTATCTGTAG
- the LOC119991210 gene encoding trafficking protein particle complex subunit 2-like isoform X1 encodes MATTACFIIVSRNDIPIYEAEVGSAAKREDAAQLHQFVLHAALDIVQDLAWTTSAMFLKAVDRFNDLAVSVYVTAGHTRFMLLHDSRNDDGIKSFFQDVHERYIKIYALGLLIMLEYVLLKSIVVSNSFCTLIFKCFSSKRLRFAWMDS; translated from the exons ATGGCGACGACAGCTTGTTTTATCATCGTAAGCCGGAATGATATCCCTATATATGAAGCTGAAGTTGGATCTGCTGCTAAA AGAGAAGATGCTGCTCAGCTGCATCAATTCGTATTACATGCAGCTCTAGATATTGTTCAGGACCTTGCTTGGACTACTAGTGCcat GTTCTTGAAAGCAGTTGATAGGTTTAATGATCTGGCGGTGTCAGTATATGTGACGGCAGGTC ATACACGATTTATGCTACTTCATGACTCACGCAACGATGATGGAATCAAGAGCTTTTTCCAAGATGTTCATGAGCGTTATATAAAG ATATATGCCTTAGGCTTGCTAATCATGCTGGAATATGTGCTCCTCAAGTCCATTGTAGTTTCAAATAGCTTTTGTACCTtgattttcaaatgtttcagcAGCAAACGGTTAAGATTCGCGTGGATGGATTCGTAA
- the LOC119990353 gene encoding filament-like plant protein yields MDRRSLLWRRKSSEKFTGETESSGSLSSQSEKFYDDQGYPTHNTQSPEVTSKSIFADEEEVDDNVKTLTDKLSAALLNISAKEELVKQHAKVAEEAVSGWEKAENEVLVLKQQLEVATRKISALEDRAGHLDGALKECVRQLRQAREEQEQKLQEAIGKEIHEWESTKAELEHQLLEIQTQLKTAKTETVAVVDSDLCRKLEAAEKENSHLKLELLSRAEEIELRIIERDLSTEAAETASKQHLESIKKAAKLEAECRRLKAVARKVSPANDHRSFSVSSIYAESFADSQSDNGERLLAVEADMRKASSLGKNEGDPSQTDALVSYVVTEPDQFKNKKSLAKNLVVHPLEINLMDDFLEMERLAALLDTVSGNSYLEAGPVSDQADSGESVLKAELEAVTYRTSELEEKLEKMEQEKEELGLGLTECQRQLEISRGQLKEAEMKLIELNSQLALANESKLAAVEEMAATDAQRKVAESQLRVAEDKIKTLGLKIGSLEADLEKECALSAENIAKCQKFDNELLRLKNEAKLKHEAEFQSVASVKAESKKKQDKELAVVASKLAECQKTISSLGHQLKSLATLEDFLIDFDKPLNLTNDGSSSSKNADASSDLCFTRGNSDESPRAVSNYFGDPKNGSTRESILSQSCSIMDEKSGNGIGNFIPEVGLMNMSKRIR; encoded by the exons ATGGATCGGAGGAGTTTGCTTTGGAGGAGGAAGTCTTCTGAGAAGTTTACAGGCGAAACGGAGAGTTCTGGATCGTTATCTTCTCAGTCTGAAAAATTCTATGATGATCAG GGATATCCAACTCATAATACCCAATCACCAGAGGTGACATCTAAATCTATATTTGCtgatgaagaagaagttgatgaTAATGTGAAGACTCTTACAGACAAATTGTCTGCTGCTCTTCTGAATATTAGTGCCAAGGAAGAATTGGTAAAGCAGCATGCCAAAGTTGCAGAAGAAGCTGTCTCAG GCTGGGAAAAAGCTGAGAATGAAGTGTTGGTTTTAAAACAACAACTTGAGGTTGCTACTCGGAAAATCTCAGCACTTGAAGATCGAGCTGGTCATCTAGATGGAGCTCTCAAGGAGTGCGTGAGGCAGCTCAGGCAAGCAAGAGAAGAGCAAGAGCAGAAACTTCAAGAAGCTATTGGAAAGGAAATTCATGAATGGGAATCTACAAAGGCTGAGCTTGAACACCAGCTTCTTGAGATCCAGACCCAGCTTAAAACAGCTAAAACTGAGACTGTTGCTGTTGTTGATTCTGATCTTTGTCGGAAGCTTGAGGCTGCAGAAAAAGAGAATTCACACCTGAAGCTCGAGCTTCTTTCTCGGGCAGAGGAGATAGAACTTAGGATTATTGAGAGGGACTTGAGCACCGAAGCAGCTGAAACAGCTAGCAAACAACATTTGGAGAGCATAAAGAAGGCGGCTAAGCTGGAAGCTGAGTGCCGCCGGCTAAAGGCTGTTGCTCGTAAGGTGTCTCCAGCTAACGATCACAGGTCTTTCTCTGTCTCCTCAATTTATGCTGAATCTTTCGCGGATAGCCAATCAGATAACGGGGAGAGGCTACTGGCTGTTGAAGCAGATATGCGAAAGGCAAGTAGCTTGGGGAAAAATGAAGGTGATCCAAGCCAAACTGATGCATTGGTATCTTATGTAGTTACAGAACCTGATCAATTTAAGAACAAAAAGTCTCTTGCGAAAAACCTCGTGGTCCATCCACTAGAAATAAATCtcatggatgattttcttgaaatGGAAAGGCTTGCAGCATTGCTTGATACAGTAAGTGGAAACTCTTATCTCGAGGCTGGACCTGTATCTGATCAAGCCGACAGTGGTGAAAGTGTATTAAAAGCTGAACTTGAAGCAGTGACTTATAGGACTTCTGAACTGGaggaaaaattagaaaagatggaacaagaaaaagaagaactgGGTCTGGGATTGACCGAATGTCAAAGGCAGCTTGAGATATCAAGAGGTCAGCTAAAGGAAGCAGAGATGAAGTTAATAGAGCTGAATTCTCAGTTAGCTCTCGCAAATGAATCAAAGCTGGCTGCAGTGGAAGAGATGGCAGCCACTGATGCACAGAGAAAAGTGGCAGAGTCACAACTCAGAGTTGCTGAAGATAAAATCAAAACCTTGGGTTTAAAAATTGGTTCATTAGAAGCAGATCTTGAGAAGGAGTGTGCTTTGTCCGCGGAAAATATAGCCAAGTGTCAGAAATTCGACAATGAGCTTTTGAGATTGAAAAATGAAGCTAAGCTCAAGCATGAGGCTGAGTTCCAATCTGTGGCAAGCGTAAAAGCAGAATCGAAGAAGAAACAG GATAAAGAGCTGGCAGTGGTTGCTAGTAAACTCGCGGAGTGCCAGAAAACAATTTCATCTCTTGGTCATCAGTTGAAATCTCTTGCAACATTGGAAGATTTCTTGATTGACTTCGACAAGCCATTGAATCTCACTAATGATGGTTCGTCGTCTTCCAAAAATGCCGATGCTTCCAGTGATTTGTGTTTTACCAGAGGTAATTCTGATGAATCTCCAAGAGCAGTCAGCAATTATTTTGGTGATCCAAAGAATGGCAGCACCAGAGAGTCTATACTGTCGCAAAGTTGTAGCATTATGGATGAAAAGAGCGGAAATGGGATTGGAAATTTTATACCAGAGGTGGGATTAATGAATATGAGCAAAAGAATTCGATAG